A single window of Dermacentor albipictus isolate Rhodes 1998 colony chromosome 1, USDA_Dalb.pri_finalv2, whole genome shotgun sequence DNA harbors:
- the LOC139059589 gene encoding uncharacterized protein, with translation MVFTRRTANASEGNVNIDTASEQREGQRRQELQRIGETESETSDTKMDSETQGASQAPSTTDPEAMAVRRLELELEKVRLQLECERIALRRVELEQSSRPPSVSEGSDRRGAITDGIAQCAKVLKAYRLPCDADVPIWFDEVEKLFTSFQVPAHSRVHLIMPALAERVRYLLRGLNDEECTDYETVKKAVLDELKLTPAKYLERFEKASKRKEETWAQFASRARTYLAYYLQSRTANTKEAMTELMVADRMKASLSSEALEYVLLREGEDWFKPVEVAKVLETFEQAKGKGRATKPAATASLPQHAKLAGPQRTNLRCHVCHIQGHLARDCPKASDKEPQGKPPTVQKQRVQKVAVVSEEPPPEQERVLSARVHVVAQNASSGRSKLDLIPIMCGDIATEAVLDTGSEITVVRKSMLPIDLQEPSRTVRLESAFGNTIRAKLATLPVGMHRPGAVIQPQRIDLVCAVTDELANGVDCLLSKEDWELLRAQEKEEFGEENIPRAGVRSVEMVDNTEPDCGLSCEETTDEIPKLQGNSLMQDVNGVPSQRELELTESVAELTGTECQSKYALVYDRRARTKEFNVGDQVLLFDTGWALKKFDYWLFGAVVNVVSDHNPLSYLTTSTPQGAKLARWALSLQRYNVTVRHRKGTCNANADALSRLSNRSWEPIE, from the coding sequence atggtgttcacgcgcagaacagcaaatgcgagtgagggtaacgtaaacattgatacggcatctgaacaaagagagggtcagagacggcaggaactacaacgcatcggagagaccgagtctgagacgtcggatactaaaatggatagtgagacgcaaggcgcttcgcaggctccgagcacgacagatccagaggccatggcggtgaggcgcctggagctggagctggaaaaggtgcgcctacagctagagtgcgagcgcattgctctacggagagtggagctcgagcagtcgagcaggccgccttcggtgtcggaaggaagcgatcggcgcggtgccatcacggatggaatagcacaatgtgctaaagtgcttaaggcataccggttgccgtgtgacgctgacgttccGATATGGTTTGATGAGGTCGAAAAGTTGTTTACATCTTTTCAAGTACCGGCACATAGCCGGGTACATTTGATCATGCCTGCGCTGGCCGAGCGGGTCCGTTATCTGTTGCGTGGCCTTAATGACGAGGAATGTACAGATTATGAGACTGTAAAGAAGGCAGTATTGGATGAACTTAAGCTCACGCCAGCTAAATACTTGGAGAGGTTTGAGAAGGCAtctaaacgaaaggaggaaacttgGGCTCAGTTCGCGTCCCGCGCTAGAACCTATTTGGCCTATTACCTTCAGTCTCGCACTGCAAACACCAAAGAAGCTATGACGGAGCTTATGGTCGCTGACCGTATGAAAGCTAGTCTAAGCTCAGAAGCCCTAGAATATGTTCTTTTGCGGGAAGGCGAAGACTGGTTTAAGCCAGTGGAGGTGGCAAAAGTACTCGAGACTTTCgagcaagctaaagggaaaggacgagcaactaaGCCAGCCGCAACAGCCTCATTGCCGCAGCACGCAAAACTAGCTGGCCCGCAGAGGACAAATTTAAGATGCCACGTGTGTCATATACAGGGTcacctagccagagactgcccaaaagcttcagataaagaaccgcaggggaagccaccgactgtgcaaaaacaaagggtacagaAGGTTGCTGTTGTAAGTGAAGAACCTCCACCAGAGCAAGAAAGGGTGCTAAGCGCTAGAGTACATGTCGTAGCTCAAAATGCTAGCTCGGGGAGGTCGAAGCTGGACCTAATCCCTATCATGTGCGGGGATATAGCAACGGAAGCTGTGTTGGACACAGGTAGTGAGATAACGGTAGTCCGTAAAAGTATGTTGCCCATCGATTTACAGGAGCCATCACGAACAGTAAGACTTGAGTCGGCATTCGGAAACACCATTCGAGCTAAGCTAGCTACGCTGCCCGTAGGCATGCATCGCCCGGGGGCTGTGATACAACCGCAGAGGATCGATCTGGTGTGCGCGGTTACCGACGAACTTGCAAACGGGGTTGACTGCCTGCTgtcaaaggaagattgggaactactacgggcgcaggaaaaagaggagtttggagaggaaaataTTCCGCGGGCAGGGGTCCGATCAGTCGAAATGGTCGATAACACTGAGCCGGACTGCGGTCTAAGTTGCGAAGAAACGACAGATGAAATCCCTAAATTGCAAGGGAATAGTTTGATGCAGGATGTCAATGgggtgcccagtcagcgggagCTAGAACTAACCGAGAGTGTAGCTGAGTTGACAGGCACCGAGTGCCAGAGCAAATATGCTCTAGTTTACGATAGGAGGGCACGGACAAAAGAATTTAATGTCGGGGACCAAGTACTCCTCTTTGACACAGGTTgggcactcaagaaatttgactactggcttttcggagcagtggtgaatgttgtctctgatcataacccattgtcatatttgacaaccagcaccccccagggggccaagttagcaagatgggcgctttcactacagcgctacaatgtaacggtgcgtcaccggaaaggaacatgtaacgccaatgctgatgcattgtcaaggctctcgaatcgttcgtgggagccaatcgagtaa